Within the Scyliorhinus canicula chromosome 6, sScyCan1.1, whole genome shotgun sequence genome, the region CTAATAGCCTTTGGTTACATTCTACAAATATGTCATCCAGAAGTAACGATAGTTTTTTTTTACGAGTGTTAACTGTCCTGTTGTATATATTAGCATTCGCGCGACTTCTGTTTGATATTTGCGCTTTATTTCCATTTGTTGCTTTTACCTCAGAGTAAGAGTTCGGATTTTTGCAGCCGAAAGGCTTTGGAATTTCATTTTCAGTAATTTGACGAATATAATTTTCGACATAAATTATGTATAGTACTCTTTTGTTAGAAATGTAACGTTACTTATAAGTTTAGGGTGAAAATCAATAATGCTACTTTTGGTATTTGAGAAGCTTTGCCGCCGTATTCCTCGTGCTTTCATGCCACCGGCTGAAAATAAACGAAGAACAGTCGCTCCATTAACACAGGCGTTTTCCCTTTTAAGGGTTTATACAGAAGTAGGCAAAAATCATAGTGACAGTAATTGAATAATTTTGATTTCTTAATTATGCAAGTTGAAATTGCCTAATTCACTTTCTGTATTAGACTTGCTAATGCTCGAGGTGAATTTGCCTTCTGAAATTTACAGTAACATTTCCGTGTTGAGAAAACCGGGCGGGTCAAAGTAGgccggtttaaaaaaaaactctctgGGAGACTGACTTCTTTTGGTGTTGTTTATAGGTAGGCTCGGTACAGAGCGTGAGCAAAACATTTGTGGAGCATTACTTGGGGTTGACTCTCGCCCCTGcgaagaatttacactgcagatgtAAGAACATTACGGTAAGATGTCCTTCCAATGCGATGACTCTTTTGTCGAGGAGCAATGTCATGGGAGTAAAGGCACTTCGCTAAGTAATTTATTCTCAGGTTGATCCTATAGTATTTCAATCGAAAGCGACGGCAATTGGAACCCCCTTTGGTTTCCGCAAAAATCAAGCGACAGGAGAAAAGGCGGGAAATGCTTGTCTTTTTAAGTAGTTGCAATAAatatcaccctccccccccccccccaacaacaaaaaaaatcatcggcAGTGTTGGAGCAGCGAAAGCGCTCTGTGATCCGATTGAACAAGGGTGTCTCCCTGGCTCCCCGCCCCTTCAATCGGGAGCCGGGCTGCCAGTTTGTTTGATTGACAAGCCGGGACGGAACAATCAGGGACTCCCAGCGGGGAGTGTGGGGTCGGGGAGCAAGCGAATGAGTGAGGGCGGGAGGCGGGAGCCCGGAGCCGCCACATGTGCAGCGCTGAGAGCGGGCTGTCTCACCTAGGACAGCGCGGATGGAGGAGCGCTGAGAGCGACCAGCCAGATCGCCAGGTAAAGCCGCGCTGAGCGGGGGCGCCAGGTAAACGCCAATAAAACCCTGTTTATAGAAAAAATAATCCAAGATCACACACCAATGTATTTTAAATTGGGGCGGCCGGCGGGGACTCTCACTGAGCCTTGTCTGAGGGAAGTCTCCCTTATGTATATTTAAACAGTTGGAAGCGAGCCAGACTCCAGGTGAAATTTGCCCGGAGAATAAATCTATTGATAGATTGACTTTGTTTTGAAGGGAGGCAAGAGGGATTTTAAAGGTGCGCTTTCTTTTTTCAGCGGTAAATTGGTTCAGTTTATGTATAAACCAGAGTTATGTGAGTTTTATTCCTCTGCGGGAATTGCCCggtgtgagtggggagggggctgtgaagGGGGGACAACTGGGAAGAGCTACATTTTGTGCCTGTGTGTCTTGTTTTCCAGGTGACATTTCCTGCCCTTGCGTCCGGCTTGATGTGTCATTGATGGGAAATCAAATCGATCGGATCACCCACCTGAGTTACAGCGAGCTGCCCACGGGCGACCCTTCCGGCATCGAGAAAGACGAGCTGAGGGTGGGGGTCGCCTACTTTTTCTCGGacgaggaggatgaggtggaCGCGGAGCGGGCTCCGTCCGAGCGGCAGTGGAAGGAGTCGGGCGCCGGGCAGGACGAGGCGGCGGCTACCGCGGTggcggcggcgggagcgggcgaGCTGGAGTACTCCGCCTTCTGCCGCCAGGAGTGCATCTTCTCCAAGCTGGGCGGCAGCCAGGACCTGACAGTGTACCCGGTCAACAGCCTGCTGCCCAGCTGCCGGGCCGGCGACCTGCTGGAGCTGCCGGCCGGCGGCCAGCCTCCTCACTGGGCCGTCTACGTGGGCGGCAGCCAGGTGGTGCACCTGCACCCGGGGCACCGGGAGATCCGCCAGGAGCACCTGGCCGAGGTGGGCGGCGGGCGCCTGGGGGCCCGCGTGGTCAACACCTGGTACCGCTACCGCGCGCTGCCGCCCGAGCTGGTGGTGCAGAACGCCCGCGGCCACCTCGGCCTGGCGGGCCGCGACATCTGCTGGAGCGACTCGGAGAGCTTCGCCGCCTGGTGCCGCTTCGGCAAGCGGGAGTTCAAGGCGGGCGGCGAGGCGCAGGGCGGCGGCGGCCGCTACTTCCTCAAGCTGCACCTCTCCGACAACTGGGTGCACACGCTAAACTTTGCCAGCTTGGAGGATTTGATCAGGGAAAAGCGCCGCAAGGACGCCAGCGGGAAAATACGAGTGCTAAAGGAGCTGTCCATACTGAATCACAAGTAGCACGTTTCTTTTCTGCGCTTGTTTCCAACTTGTCCCGGCATGTGCACACCCAGCCGCCTCCaccgaggggagggggaaagagtctCCAAGGGGATGGCAGCATCCCTGCTGCGAAGCCCGGCCTGAACTGAAGGGTTACCTGCTCAACTGACTTATCCAACTGGCAGAAAACACGGAGACCCATTAAAGGTGTGCACTTAACCACGTACATTTTCTAACTGCCAATTCTTACAAGGCCCCCGCGTTTTTGTGTGCCAATTGTTCATGTTATGGTTTCAACCTCGGACACTGCAATATTCCTATTCAGAGGTGATTTTAATGTTGTCCCTTAGGCTGGCCTCTGCAGAaatcctcctgttcctatatttttttttgttcaacGTTTTTGACCTTTATGTCCAATTTCTCTGGTGGGATGGCAGGGGAGAGAGAGTTGCATTTTCAGTATTGGAAATAGCAAACCAAATGAGAGGGGCAGTGTTCAGCTTGGAGATTCTGCCACTCCATTTCAATGTGTATATTCTTGAATGAGTGTTGAGGGGATGGTGTATACAGCTCTCTACGTTCCATTACTTAGAAAAATAGCACAGAAATAACATTGTGAAGATGGCATAAACATGC harbors:
- the lratd1 gene encoding protein LRATD1, which produces MGNQIDRITHLSYSELPTGDPSGIEKDELRVGVAYFFSDEEDEVDAERAPSERQWKESGAGQDEAAATAVAAAGAGELEYSAFCRQECIFSKLGGSQDLTVYPVNSLLPSCRAGDLLELPAGGQPPHWAVYVGGSQVVHLHPGHREIRQEHLAEVGGGRLGARVVNTWYRYRALPPELVVQNARGHLGLAGRDICWSDSESFAAWCRFGKREFKAGGEAQGGGGRYFLKLHLSDNWVHTLNFASLEDLIREKRRKDASGKIRVLKELSILNHK